The following are from one region of the Paenibacillus sabinae T27 genome:
- a CDS encoding chromate transporter produces the protein METNRQEAPKGAGQGRASALLEVLKVSTRLGFTSFGGPIAHLGYFHHEYIRRRKWMDERSYADLVALCQFLPGPASSQVGIGIGVVRAGLLGGLVAWLGFTLPSVIALVAFAFLLQGYDIAGAGWIHGLKIVAVAIVAQAILGMGQKLTPDRGRVTIAAAAAAVALSWHTAYSQVLIIAAAGTAGLWLYRKNAAPGGADLQIGISRTVAVCCLALFSFLLVALPLLRTPGRMDWLAMFDSFYRSGSLVFGGGHVVLPLLEREVVPAGWVSPEDFLAGYGAAQAVPGPLFTFAAYLGAMAGGITGAAVATLGIFLPAFLLIIGALPFWNGIRKSPNIQGALTGINAAVVGILLAALYDPLWTTAILEPMDFALAVILFIMLVFWRLPPWTVVLTGAAGGLLLGLM, from the coding sequence ATGGAAACAAATCGGCAGGAGGCGCCGAAAGGGGCTGGGCAGGGCAGAGCCTCGGCACTTCTGGAAGTGCTAAAGGTTTCAACCAGGCTTGGATTCACCTCATTCGGGGGCCCGATCGCCCATCTGGGCTACTTTCATCATGAGTACATCCGCCGCCGCAAATGGATGGATGAGCGCAGCTACGCCGATCTTGTCGCGCTGTGCCAGTTCCTCCCCGGTCCCGCCAGCAGCCAGGTCGGAATCGGCATCGGCGTAGTAAGAGCGGGGCTGCTGGGAGGTCTCGTCGCGTGGCTGGGCTTCACTCTGCCGTCAGTCATTGCGTTAGTAGCGTTTGCCTTCTTGCTTCAAGGTTACGATATCGCGGGCGCCGGGTGGATTCACGGGCTGAAGATCGTAGCGGTCGCAATTGTTGCCCAAGCCATTCTCGGGATGGGGCAGAAGCTTACGCCCGACCGGGGGAGAGTGACCATCGCCGCCGCTGCCGCGGCGGTGGCGCTATCCTGGCATACCGCCTACAGCCAAGTGCTGATCATTGCTGCTGCGGGGACTGCCGGCTTGTGGCTGTATCGCAAGAATGCCGCGCCGGGAGGGGCGGACCTTCAGATTGGGATCAGCCGAACCGTTGCCGTCTGCTGTCTGGCTTTATTTTCCTTCCTGCTTGTAGCGCTCCCGCTTCTCAGAACGCCGGGGAGAATGGACTGGCTCGCGATGTTTGACAGCTTTTACCGTTCCGGTTCACTGGTGTTCGGCGGAGGTCATGTTGTGCTCCCGCTGCTGGAACGGGAGGTCGTTCCGGCCGGATGGGTCAGCCCGGAAGATTTCCTGGCAGGTTACGGGGCAGCTCAGGCGGTGCCGGGTCCGCTGTTTACCTTTGCGGCTTATCTTGGGGCTATGGCCGGAGGGATTACTGGTGCGGCGGTCGCCACGCTCGGCATATTCCTGCCCGCCTTTCTTCTCATTATCGGCGCTCTCCCGTTCTGGAACGGGATCCGAAAGAGTCCGAATATCCAGGGAGCATTGACGGGAATCAACGCGGCTGTGGTCGGCATTTTGCTGGCGGCTCTGTACGATCCGCTGTGGACTACCGCTATCCTGGAACCGATGGATTTTGCCCTGGCGGTCATTTTGTTTATTATGCTTGTCTTTTGGAGGCTTCCGCCCTGGACGGTTGTACTGACCGGCGCTGCTGGTGGCCTGCTGCTGGGATTGATGTAA
- a CDS encoding aldo/keto reductase, producing MKIQLNEQLSISKLVIGCMRMNDWNLSAEQVVEFIEWCIERGITTFDHADIYGGDHRNEGLFGEALQLKPSLREQIEIVTKCAISVPNARNPHIKTRYFNTDKEYILTQVNDSLDKLQCGYIDILLIHMFDLLIDPRELNETLLQLQSEGKVKYFGLSNHSPLEFDTLQKYSDVPFVTNQFMLHPLGIQNYQNGAMTHCLKEGISPMIWSPLAGGRIFKPTNAFEEKMHNVLETIRQELGLEHLDEVVYKWIFKHSSNPVIVLGTGNKERIERAIRSAEGPELTKEQWYKVLVEAGYTLW from the coding sequence TTGAAAATTCAATTAAACGAGCAGCTTTCCATTTCCAAACTGGTCATTGGATGCATGAGAATGAATGACTGGAATTTAAGTGCCGAGCAGGTAGTCGAGTTTATCGAGTGGTGTATTGAACGGGGAATTACCACGTTTGACCATGCCGATATTTACGGCGGCGATCATCGAAACGAAGGGCTGTTCGGAGAAGCCCTTCAGCTGAAGCCGTCGCTGCGGGAGCAGATTGAAATCGTGACCAAATGCGCAATCAGTGTGCCGAATGCCCGGAACCCGCATATCAAGACTCGTTATTTCAACACGGATAAAGAATATATTCTGACGCAGGTTAACGACTCTCTGGACAAGCTTCAATGCGGTTATATTGACATTCTGCTCATCCACATGTTTGATCTGCTGATCGATCCGCGCGAGCTTAATGAAACGCTGCTTCAGCTTCAGAGCGAGGGGAAGGTCAAGTATTTCGGCTTGTCCAACCACAGTCCGCTTGAATTTGACACATTGCAAAAATATTCGGACGTTCCGTTTGTCACCAATCAGTTTATGCTGCATCCGCTGGGCATCCAGAATTACCAGAACGGGGCCATGACCCATTGCCTGAAAGAAGGAATATCCCCGATGATTTGGTCGCCTCTGGCGGGTGGACGAATCTTTAAACCGACTAATGCGTTTGAGGAGAAGATGCATAACGTTCTCGAAACGATTCGGCAGGAGCTTGGGCTGGAGCATCTCGACGAGGTCGTCTACAAATGGATCTTCAAGCACTCGTCCAATCCGGTCATTGTCCTGGGCACCGGAAACAAGGAGCGGATTGAGCGGGCCATAAGATCGGCAGAAGGCCCTGAGCTGACCAAAGAGCAGTGGTACAAAGTCCTTGTGGAAGCAGGGTATACGCTGTGGTAA
- a CDS encoding GerAB/ArcD/ProY family transporter, with protein sequence MAQEKISGWQLFSMIILFEIGTTVLFGLGMRAKQDEWLAILAAMLGGLVLMRVYAKLCEYYPNRTLVQIIPEVVGKWIGYPLSLIYILNFAYESSRVLRDFGELIVQTILRETPILVIMAGFMLGVVYCLRGGIEVLGRLGEILFPVAFIALVTGWILIFTSEIQHFENIEPVFEKNGRPIWNAVFPFLLVFPFGQTLLFMMFAKNLNSRNRFRKVGMAGIVASGIILSLNMMGLTFVFGPLVLKETEFPLYTAIGMVDLGDFIMNLDAFAILMMVLGGFFKLGAFMYGTVLGTAQLFRLESYHTLLVPWGTIILALSFIIASTYTQHIYIGWNISIPYIFFPLYVVIPILLLIIAAIRKIGSI encoded by the coding sequence ATGGCACAGGAAAAAATCAGCGGGTGGCAGCTGTTCTCCATGATTATTCTGTTTGAAATCGGGACTACGGTACTGTTTGGACTGGGCATGCGGGCCAAGCAGGACGAGTGGCTGGCTATCCTGGCCGCGATGCTCGGGGGACTTGTATTAATGCGGGTATACGCCAAGCTTTGCGAATATTATCCGAACCGGACGCTCGTCCAAATCATTCCGGAGGTCGTCGGAAAATGGATCGGCTATCCGCTGTCGCTGATTTATATCTTGAATTTTGCTTACGAGTCTTCACGGGTGCTTCGGGACTTCGGGGAGCTTATTGTGCAGACGATCTTGAGGGAAACCCCAATACTGGTCATTATGGCCGGATTCATGCTCGGCGTCGTCTATTGTCTGCGAGGCGGGATTGAAGTGCTCGGACGCTTGGGGGAGATCCTGTTTCCGGTGGCCTTCATCGCCCTTGTGACCGGGTGGATTCTCATCTTCACTTCTGAAATCCAACATTTTGAGAATATAGAACCCGTCTTTGAGAAAAATGGGCGGCCGATCTGGAACGCGGTATTTCCCTTTCTTCTTGTGTTTCCGTTCGGCCAAACGCTGCTGTTCATGATGTTTGCCAAAAACCTGAATTCCCGCAACCGTTTCCGAAAAGTCGGGATGGCCGGGATTGTCGCGTCCGGCATTATTTTGTCATTAAATATGATGGGATTAACTTTCGTATTCGGACCGCTCGTTCTGAAAGAAACGGAATTCCCGCTATATACCGCGATAGGAATGGTTGATCTGGGGGATTTTATTATGAATCTGGATGCGTTCGCAATCCTGATGATGGTTCTGGGCGGATTCTTCAAGCTGGGGGCCTTTATGTACGGTACCGTGCTCGGAACCGCGCAGCTGTTCAGACTGGAATCTTACCACACACTGCTTGTACCATGGGGCACGATTATTCTGGCCCTGTCCTTTATCATTGCGTCAACGTATACCCAACATATCTATATCGGCTGGAATATATCCATACCCTATATCTTTTTCCCGCTGTATGTGGTCATCCCCATTCTGCTGTTGATCATTGCCGCTATTCGTAAAATAGGGAGCATCTGA
- a CDS encoding histidine phosphatase family protein has protein sequence MKRLVYLSILCVLLIIPAQTVGATECAPQAGPVNPSLLDSLRQGGYILYVRHGEATAGEDQPNLELGDCSTQRNLSGEGRRQAEAFGEAIRRLHIPVQSPVLAGPLCRTRETAELAFGEENVQIDPFWIRIYRLSGDVTPSEREAALAALTSILEKTPPLGTNQVIVAHSFPKGVGLDEIPNLGTVVVKPKGQGRGYEVAGRISLAELLSAR, from the coding sequence TTGAAAAGGCTCGTATATTTGAGTATTCTTTGTGTTCTCCTGATAATTCCGGCACAAACTGTAGGGGCAACGGAATGTGCTCCCCAAGCCGGGCCAGTGAACCCGTCGCTGCTGGATTCGCTTCGTCAAGGCGGATATATTCTGTATGTCAGGCATGGCGAAGCAACCGCAGGAGAAGACCAGCCCAATCTTGAACTAGGGGATTGTTCCACGCAGAGAAATCTTTCAGGAGAAGGCCGAAGACAAGCTGAAGCTTTTGGAGAGGCGATTCGCAGACTGCACATCCCTGTTCAATCTCCGGTTCTGGCAGGACCGTTATGCCGTACAAGGGAAACGGCGGAACTGGCTTTTGGCGAAGAAAATGTGCAAATCGACCCATTTTGGATCAGAATTTACCGCTTAAGCGGTGACGTCACCCCTTCCGAGCGGGAAGCGGCATTGGCTGCCCTGACTTCGATACTCGAGAAAACGCCGCCCTTAGGCACGAACCAAGTCATCGTTGCTCACAGTTTCCCTAAAGGGGTCGGGCTGGACGAGATCCCCAACCTGGGCACCGTTGTAGTGAAACCGAAAGGGCAGGGCCGCGGCTACGAAGTTGCAGGCCGGATCTCGTTAGCCGAGCTGCTAAGTGCGCGATGA
- a CDS encoding spore germination protein: MGQVTPPNHEPVSGNIAHDIARIKKIFDRSSDIIFREFQIGGSQGAAIVFLDGMVDTLIVDTDIMEPLLRYGEQMTQKSGLTLTGLESLLRKQVISASQISTSGQIQDVVDHILRGDTVLLIDGVDKALYISARGWGMRAVEEPATEAVIRGPREGFTEDLVTNITLIRRRLRTPQLKFEGIQLGRLSKTDVAITYLDGIADEALIEEVRKRLNRIDIDAILESGYVEELIEDSSFSIFPQINYTERPDRIVANLLEGKVAVLIDTTPFALFLPVTFFEMMQASEDYYQRYVVSTLIRLLRYMFLIIALLLPSLYIALLTFHQEMLPTSLLLSAAASRESVPFPAIVEALLMEISFEALREAGVRLPRPVGQAVSIVGALVIGEASVSAGIVSAPMVIIVSITGIASFIIPSYSQAITIRLLRFPMMILAGTLGLYGVLLGLLFILIHMARLRSFGVPYLSPLAPFHASDMKDVLLRVPWWGMTNRSTETGKSNPRRMKGSLRPRPPRRGG, encoded by the coding sequence ATGGGCCAAGTGACGCCGCCAAATCACGAGCCAGTCAGCGGAAATATTGCACATGATATAGCCCGGATAAAGAAGATTTTTGACCGATCCTCCGACATTATCTTCCGGGAGTTTCAAATAGGCGGCTCCCAAGGCGCGGCCATTGTTTTCCTGGATGGCATGGTGGATACCCTCATCGTGGATACGGATATTATGGAGCCTTTGCTGAGATATGGCGAGCAAATGACGCAGAAATCCGGACTTACACTGACCGGACTTGAGAGCCTGCTCCGGAAACAGGTTATTAGTGCATCGCAGATCAGTACCAGCGGGCAGATTCAAGATGTCGTAGATCATATTCTGCGTGGAGATACGGTGCTGCTGATTGACGGCGTGGACAAGGCTCTCTATATCAGCGCGAGGGGCTGGGGAATGCGGGCGGTTGAGGAGCCGGCTACCGAAGCCGTCATCCGCGGGCCAAGGGAAGGATTTACGGAAGATCTGGTCACCAACATCACTCTAATTCGCCGCAGGTTGAGAACGCCGCAGTTGAAGTTTGAAGGTATCCAGCTGGGGCGATTGTCGAAGACCGATGTCGCCATTACCTATCTGGATGGGATCGCGGATGAGGCGCTCATCGAAGAAGTCCGGAAGAGATTGAACCGGATCGACATCGACGCCATTCTGGAGAGCGGCTATGTGGAGGAGCTGATCGAGGACAGCTCGTTCTCTATCTTTCCCCAGATTAACTACACGGAGCGCCCCGACCGGATTGTGGCCAACCTGCTGGAAGGCAAAGTCGCGGTGCTGATTGACACCACTCCCTTTGCCCTGTTTCTTCCCGTTACCTTCTTTGAAATGATGCAGGCCAGCGAGGATTATTACCAAAGATATGTTGTCTCGACGCTCATTCGGCTGCTCCGTTATATGTTTCTGATCATTGCTCTCCTGCTGCCGTCGCTGTACATCGCTCTGCTGACGTTTCATCAGGAGATGCTGCCGACATCTCTGCTGCTCAGCGCCGCCGCTTCCCGTGAATCGGTTCCCTTTCCGGCCATTGTCGAAGCGCTGCTGATGGAGATTTCATTTGAGGCGCTGCGTGAAGCAGGGGTACGCCTGCCCCGCCCAGTTGGACAAGCGGTCAGCATTGTCGGGGCGCTCGTTATTGGCGAAGCTTCCGTAAGCGCAGGGATTGTATCCGCGCCTATGGTCATTATCGTCTCCATCACGGGGATCGCCTCCTTCATTATTCCGAGCTACTCCCAGGCGATTACCATCCGGCTGCTGCGGTTTCCCATGATGATTCTGGCTGGGACACTTGGGCTGTATGGCGTGCTGCTCGGCTTATTGTTTATTCTGATCCATATGGCGCGCCTGCGTTCGTTCGGCGTTCCTTATCTGTCGCCGCTGGCTCCCTTTCATGCCAGTGATATGAAGGATGTTCTCTTACGCGTACCTTGGTGGGGGATGACCAACCGCTCGACCGAGACCGGCAAGAGCAATCCCCGGCGCATGAAAGGATCACTACGGCCGCGTCCCCCAAGACGCGGCGGGTAG
- a CDS encoding Ger(x)C family spore germination protein, with amino-acid sequence MRKLGMLLLILAMLPISGCWGRVELNDLSIVTASAIDKMEDGKYLLTLQIAVPNMLGPASGSGSGGSGSGDGKKATVVVSEKGVTMLDACRRLQKKLPRQLFFSHSRIIIIGEELAREGVAPVLDFFVRYRESRLRSYILFSEGRAADILKINAKWEKISAEEIREEEKRHIAIRIYLKDFFNMLLTDGCEPIAAQVALRQSEVENKDGSSGEEMHTVITGAAVFRKDKLVGWLDDAETRGALWLRNELKSSIVTVEIPKDKGGGNISALAVRKATKIKPILRGGKLRIQADIYMENTVYENNSPLDMSDPKVIQYVEQELELETKRRIQSTIEKAQTTFNSDIFGFGNTVYRAYPKAWNRQYKDKWDDVFPELQVDVNAHAKVVHTGLTNKSMITVEEERE; translated from the coding sequence ATGAGAAAGCTGGGGATGCTGCTGCTGATCCTTGCCATGCTGCCGATAAGCGGCTGCTGGGGCCGGGTTGAATTGAACGATTTGTCGATTGTGACTGCCTCCGCCATTGACAAGATGGAGGACGGGAAGTACCTGCTCACGCTGCAGATTGCTGTTCCGAACATGCTCGGACCGGCCAGCGGTTCGGGAAGCGGCGGTTCGGGGAGCGGCGATGGAAAAAAAGCAACCGTGGTCGTGTCGGAAAAAGGGGTGACGATGCTGGATGCTTGCCGCAGGCTGCAGAAGAAGCTTCCCCGCCAATTGTTCTTCTCCCATAGCCGAATTATTATCATCGGGGAGGAGCTGGCGCGGGAGGGGGTTGCGCCCGTGCTTGACTTTTTTGTACGGTACCGGGAATCCCGGCTGCGCAGTTACATTCTGTTCAGCGAAGGAAGAGCGGCCGATATTTTGAAGATCAACGCCAAATGGGAGAAGATTTCGGCCGAGGAAATCAGGGAAGAGGAGAAGCGTCATATCGCAATCAGAATCTACTTAAAAGACTTTTTTAATATGCTCCTTACGGACGGCTGCGAGCCGATCGCTGCTCAGGTGGCGCTAAGACAAAGCGAGGTTGAGAACAAAGACGGGTCTTCCGGAGAGGAGATGCACACGGTCATTACCGGTGCAGCCGTATTCCGCAAAGATAAGCTGGTCGGCTGGCTGGATGATGCGGAGACGCGCGGAGCGCTGTGGCTGCGCAATGAGCTGAAGTCCAGTATTGTCACAGTGGAGATTCCAAAGGATAAGGGAGGGGGGAATATCAGCGCCTTGGCGGTCCGGAAAGCGACGAAGATCAAACCAATTCTCCGGGGCGGCAAGCTCCGAATCCAGGCGGACATCTATATGGAAAACACGGTCTATGAAAATAACTCCCCATTGGATATGAGTGACCCTAAGGTCATTCAATATGTCGAACAGGAATTGGAGCTGGAAACGAAGAGAAGAATACAGTCCACAATCGAGAAGGCGCAAACAACGTTTAATTCCGACATCTTCGGGTTCGGCAACACTGTATACCGGGCTTATCCGAAAGCGTGGAATCGGCAGTATAAAGACAAATGGGATGATGTTTTTCCCGAACTGCAAGTGGATGTCAACGCTCATGCGAAGGTGGTCCACACTGGTCTGACCAATAAGTCGATGATTACCGTGGAAGAGGAGAGAGAATAA
- a CDS encoding GerAB/ArcD/ProY family transporter, whose product MLDRGKISAKQAGFLMFTFLMGSSAVIIPSSAASFAKQDGWLTIVIATLIGIAVVLLFTKLGLLFPERSIVEYSEIILGKWIGKAVGLLYVLYPCYTGALVTGVFRDYVISVALPEAPAIIVSGSLLAVIAYAVRGGIEPLGRVNELILPFRELIVMIIVLMLVTDYKWNYLLPFLGQGIPPVIKGSASVASLPFGETIVFAMLLPNISNIRKVKKSYILAVIFGGSLLTISVLISLLVFGPSIVARMNYPTHELIKYIEKLGFLTDMDTLGMMLWISSGFTKIAILYYCAAVGLAQWCRLSDYRCVVNPLGVLIFIFSIAAYGNLVEDAVFVTTIWPFFSLPFVILLPLLMLIVAKIRKLDGGKEEVHLKKG is encoded by the coding sequence ATGCTGGACCGGGGAAAGATCAGTGCCAAGCAGGCCGGTTTTCTGATGTTTACATTTCTGATGGGAAGCTCAGCAGTAATCATTCCGTCCAGTGCGGCTTCCTTTGCCAAACAGGACGGTTGGCTGACCATTGTTATTGCCACCCTGATTGGGATAGCGGTTGTTCTTCTATTTACGAAGCTGGGCCTTCTGTTTCCGGAGCGCAGCATTGTTGAGTACAGCGAAATCATACTGGGAAAATGGATTGGAAAAGCTGTCGGCCTGCTGTATGTGCTGTACCCGTGTTACACGGGGGCGCTCGTCACTGGTGTCTTTCGCGATTATGTCATATCCGTCGCGCTGCCGGAGGCACCCGCCATTATCGTAAGCGGGTCCTTGCTGGCCGTAATCGCCTATGCCGTCCGGGGAGGAATTGAACCGCTTGGCCGGGTCAATGAGCTGATTTTGCCCTTTCGCGAACTGATCGTGATGATTATCGTTCTGATGCTGGTCACGGATTACAAATGGAATTATTTGCTGCCTTTTCTGGGGCAGGGAATACCTCCGGTTATTAAGGGCTCGGCCTCGGTGGCTTCGCTTCCATTTGGCGAGACGATCGTGTTCGCGATGCTGCTGCCCAATATCAGCAATATCCGGAAGGTCAAGAAATCTTATATCCTGGCGGTTATATTCGGCGGGAGCTTGCTTACGATAAGTGTGCTGATCAGTCTTCTGGTGTTCGGTCCATCCATCGTTGCCAGAATGAATTATCCGACTCATGAACTTATCAAGTACATCGAAAAGCTGGGCTTCCTGACGGACATGGATACTCTGGGCATGATGCTCTGGATTTCATCGGGCTTTACGAAGATCGCAATCCTCTATTATTGCGCCGCAGTCGGGCTGGCCCAGTGGTGCAGGCTTTCGGATTACCGCTGCGTTGTTAATCCCCTGGGCGTTTTGATCTTTATTTTCTCTATTGCCGCCTATGGAAATCTTGTTGAGGATGCTGTATTCGTTACCACGATCTGGCCGTTCTTCTCTCTGCCTTTTGTTATTCTGCTTCCGCTGCTCATGTTGATTGTTGCCAAAATCAGGAAACTGGATGGGGGAAAAGAAGAAGTACATCTTAAGAAAGGGTGA